Proteins encoded in a region of the Anopheles aquasalis chromosome 2, idAnoAquaMG_Q_19, whole genome shotgun sequence genome:
- the LOC126577383 gene encoding sodium channel protein Nach-like codes for MSVAQRITFKGLAQRVVQKRKESLEADQNSRSRFQYRAWFVKELQDLCNVTALHGYSQIVRSGYSALERTVWSCAVVASTICAITLLMISWSWNVETPTVTVTESTNYPTWNIPFPAVTVCPLNKISATAALTRAGMMKRPDANLTDGELADLFRLYLHVLGLGQSDPVRYRLLHEILQMNNLEIPQLVGEFTPPCSKMIERCLWKGTQWRCDNLFQMVNSTEGLCCSFNYYGLLKDNYPKKITVSIPKEPRRLMASGYQTGLSILLQPFVEDYHATDVAAYGFKVMIHSSYDFPDNDAEIMLVVAGTESFVTINPTVTYATADAMGLAPSVRNCFGRNEYRLTVLQRYSYVNCMVECRAATIYDKCGCVPFNLPNNETLKNCEMKDMECVVRARDLYLNAIPLMNSTMARVMTRGVEPPCGCLPACDKIQYPAEMVTGDMNRNYSYNAISFFKDIELKNHSLVHVYMAGLTATHFRMDIYQDSLGTLASFGGILGLFLGFSIITGFEVIYFFTIRLLFDLFTNKPER; via the exons ATGTCTGTAGCGCAGAGAATAACCTTCAAAGGGCTTGCCCAACGGGTGGTACAGAAGAGGAAGGAATCACTTGAAGCAGACCAGAACTCCAGGAGCCGGTTCCAGTATCGGGCATGGTTCGTGAAGGAACTGCAGGATCTCTGCAACGTGACGGCCCTTCACGGTTACAGCCAGATCGTGCGCAGTGGATACAGTGCGCTGGAGCGTACCGTGTGGTCCTGTGCCGTCGTAGCATCGACCATCTGTGCCATCACGCTCCTCATGATCTCGTGGTCCTGGAATGTGGAAACACCGACCGTTACG GTGACGGAATCGACCAACTATCCCACGTGGAATATCCCGTTTCCGGCGGTGACGGTTTGTCCGTTGAACAAAATCTCAGCCACCGCAGCACTGACCCGTGCTGGCATGATGAAACGCCCCGATGCCAATCTAACGGATGGTGAACTGGCCGATCTTTTCCGGCTGTACTTGCACGTGTTGGGGCTGGGGCAGAGTGATCCCGTGCGCTACCGGTTACTGCACGAGATACTGCAGATGAACAATCTGGAAATACCGCAGCTGGTGGGCGAGTTTACGCCACCTTGTAGTAAGATGATCGAACGATGCTTGTGGAAGGGAACGCAGTGGCGTTGTGACAATCTGTTCCAGATGGTCAACAGTACGGAGGGATTGTGCTGCTCGTTCAATTACTACGGGCTGTTGAAGGATAATTATCCGAAGAAGATTACCGTCAGTATCCCGAAGGAACCGAGGCGTTTGATGGCCAGTGGCTACCAGACGGGTCTGTCGATTTTGTTGCAACCGTTTGTTGAGGATTACCATGCGACCGATGTCGCTGCGTATGGGTTTAAGGTGATGATACACAGTTCATACGATTTCCCCGATAATGATGCGGAGataatgttggtggtggccgggacGGAATCATTCGTTACGATCAATCCAACGGTTACGTACGCTACCGCGGATGCCATGGGGTTAGCACCGAGTGTAAGGAATTGTTTTGGGCGGAATGAGTATCGATTGACGGTGCTGCAGCGTTACTCGTACGTGAACTGTATGGTGGAGTGTAGGGCGGCCACCATTTACGATAAGTGTGGATGCGTTCCCTTCAATCTGCCCAACAATGAAACGCTCAAGAACTGCGAAATGAAGGATATGGAGTGTGTGGTGCGGGCACGGGATCTCTATCTGAACGCTATTCCGCTCATGAACAGCACGATGGCGCGCGTGATGACCCGGGGGGTGGAACCACCCTGTGGTTGTTTGCCGGCTTGCGACAAGATACAGTATCCGGCGGAAATGGTAACCGGGGACATGAATCGGAACTACTCTTACAATGCGATCTCGTTTTT CAAGGACATTGAGCTGAAAAATCACAGCCTGGTGCATGTGTACATGGCCGGGTTAACGGCCACGCACTTTCGGATGGATATCTATCAAGATTCGCTCGGAACATTAG CATCTTTTGGCGGTATACTGGGACTGTTCCTGGGGTTCAGTATCATAACCGGGTTCGAGGTGATCTACTTCTTCACCATTCGTCTACTGTTTGACCTTTTCACCAATAAGCCAGAGCGTTAA